A genomic window from Paucibacter sp. KCTC 42545 includes:
- the kdpB gene encoding potassium-transporting ATPase subunit KdpB, with translation MTTQTSNTQEQQLSLLDPALIKPALVQSFVKLSPSAQWRNPVMFVVYVGSLLCTGLWVWSLSNRVVAGSEGSGFMLSIALWLWFTVLFANFAEALAEGRSKAQAASLRGLKTKTWAKKLEQPKHGSTWLPAQSDELRKGHVVLVEAGDLIPLDGEVIEGVASVDESAITGESAPVIRESGGDFSSVTGGTRVLSDWLVVRVSVNPGESFLDRMIAMVEGAKRQKTPNEIALTILLVALTLVFLVVTVTLLPFSMFSVEAAGAGTVVSITALVALLVCLIPTTIGGLLSAIGVAGMSRMMAANVIATSGRAVEAAGDVDVLMLDKTGTITLGNRQASSFMPAPGVSEAQLADAAQLASLADETPEGRSIVVLAKTKHGIRERELSALQAHFVPFTAQTRMSGVDFGDVLSPIRSIRKGAGDAIRRHVELLGGKVAQEVQTAVDDVARRGSTPLVVAEGNRVLGVVELKDIVKGGIKERFAELRRMGIKTVMITGDNKLTAAAIAAEAGVDDFLAEATPEAKLKLIRDYQAEGRLVAMTGDGTNDAPALAQADVAVAMNTGTQAAKEAGNMVDLDSNPTKLLEIVETGKQLLMTRGSLTTFSIANDVAKYFAIIPAMFVGVYPQLGALNVMGLHSPSSAILSAVVFNALIIIALIPLALKGVAYRAIGAASLLRRNLLIYGLGGLIVPFIGIKLIDLILVAAHLV, from the coding sequence ATGACTACGCAAACTAGCAATACGCAAGAACAACAACTGTCTCTGCTGGATCCGGCGCTGATCAAGCCCGCCCTGGTGCAGAGCTTCGTCAAACTCAGTCCCAGTGCGCAGTGGCGCAATCCGGTGATGTTTGTGGTTTATGTCGGCAGCCTGCTGTGCACGGGGCTGTGGGTGTGGAGCCTCAGCAACCGAGTCGTGGCCGGCAGCGAGGGCTCAGGCTTCATGCTCAGCATTGCGCTGTGGCTGTGGTTCACCGTGCTGTTCGCCAACTTCGCCGAGGCCCTGGCCGAAGGCCGCTCCAAGGCCCAAGCGGCCTCGCTGCGCGGGCTCAAGACCAAGACTTGGGCGAAGAAGCTGGAACAGCCCAAGCATGGATCGACCTGGCTGCCCGCGCAATCCGATGAGCTGCGCAAAGGCCATGTGGTGTTGGTGGAGGCCGGCGACCTGATCCCGCTGGACGGCGAGGTGATCGAGGGCGTGGCCTCGGTGGACGAGAGCGCCATCACCGGCGAATCGGCCCCGGTGATCCGCGAGTCCGGTGGCGACTTTTCCTCCGTCACCGGCGGCACCCGCGTGCTGTCCGACTGGCTGGTGGTGCGGGTGAGTGTGAACCCCGGCGAGTCCTTCCTGGACCGCATGATCGCCATGGTGGAAGGCGCCAAGCGCCAGAAGACGCCCAATGAGATCGCCTTGACGATTTTGCTGGTGGCGCTGACCCTGGTGTTCTTGGTGGTCACGGTGACCTTGCTGCCGTTCTCGATGTTCAGCGTGGAAGCCGCTGGCGCGGGCACCGTGGTGTCCATCACCGCCTTGGTGGCCTTGCTGGTCTGCTTGATCCCCACCACCATCGGCGGTCTGTTGTCAGCCATCGGCGTGGCCGGCATGAGCCGCATGATGGCGGCCAATGTGATCGCCACCTCCGGCCGTGCGGTGGAAGCCGCCGGCGACGTGGACGTGTTGATGCTGGACAAAACCGGCACCATCACCCTGGGCAACCGCCAAGCCAGCAGCTTCATGCCCGCCCCCGGCGTGAGTGAAGCCCAGTTGGCCGACGCGGCCCAGCTGGCCTCGCTGGCCGACGAGACGCCCGAAGGCCGCAGCATCGTCGTGCTGGCCAAAACCAAGCATGGCATCCGTGAGCGTGAGCTTTCCGCCCTGCAGGCCCACTTCGTGCCTTTCACCGCCCAGACGCGCATGAGTGGGGTGGATTTCGGCGATGTGCTCTCGCCCATCCGCAGCATCCGCAAGGGTGCGGGCGATGCGATCCGCCGCCATGTGGAATTGCTGGGCGGCAAAGTGGCCCAGGAAGTGCAAACCGCTGTGGACGACGTGGCGCGCCGTGGCAGTACGCCGCTGGTGGTCGCCGAAGGCAATCGCGTTCTGGGCGTGGTGGAGCTCAAAGACATCGTCAAGGGCGGCATCAAAGAGCGCTTCGCCGAACTGCGCCGCATGGGCATCAAGACGGTGATGATCACCGGCGACAACAAGCTCACTGCAGCCGCCATCGCTGCGGAAGCCGGTGTGGACGACTTCCTGGCCGAAGCCACGCCCGAAGCCAAGTTGAAGCTGATCCGCGATTACCAGGCTGAGGGCCGCCTGGTCGCCATGACCGGCGACGGCACCAATGACGCGCCCGCCCTGGCGCAAGCCGATGTGGCCGTGGCCATGAACACCGGCACGCAGGCCGCCAAAGAGGCCGGCAATATGGTGGACCTGGACTCCAACCCCACCAAGCTGCTGGAGATTGTGGAGACCGGCAAGCAGCTCTTGATGACCCGTGGCTCGCTGACCACCTTCTCCATCGCCAACGATGTGGCCAAGTACTTCGCCATCATCCCGGCCATGTTTGTGGGCGTCTACCCGCAGCTGGGCGCGCTGAATGTGATGGGCTTGCACAGCCCTAGCTCGGCGATTCTGTCGGCCGTGGTCTTCAACGCTTTGATCATCATCGCCCTGATCCCGCTGGCGTTGAAGGGCGTGGCCTATCGCGCCATTGGTGCGGCCTCGCTGCTGCGCCGCAATTTGCTGATCTATGGCCTGGGCGGGCTGATCGTGCCCTTCATCGGCATCAAGCTCATCGACCTGATTTTGGTCGCTGCCCACTTGGTTTAA
- the kdpC gene encoding potassium-transporting ATPase subunit KdpC, with the protein MKNLLRPAVVSFVLLSAVTGLLYPMVVTSVSKALFPAQAEGSLIERDGKVVGSSLIGQNFTSPDYFWGRPSATGPMSHNAAGSSGSNQGPLNPALGDAVKGRVEALRAADPDNKQPIPADLVTASGSGLDPEITMAAARYQASRVARERQLSLKEVERLIAANTVARDLAVLGEPRVNVLKLNLALDAAAPRAVKAAPAAPAAASAASAG; encoded by the coding sequence ATGAAAAATCTCTTGCGCCCCGCTGTCGTCAGCTTTGTGCTGCTCAGTGCCGTGACCGGCCTGCTCTATCCCATGGTGGTCACCAGCGTTTCCAAGGCTTTGTTCCCTGCGCAAGCCGAAGGCTCTTTGATTGAGCGTGATGGCAAGGTCGTGGGTTCGTCCCTGATCGGACAGAACTTCACTTCACCCGACTATTTCTGGGGCCGCCCCTCGGCTACGGGCCCGATGAGCCATAACGCCGCCGGCTCGTCCGGCAGCAACCAAGGCCCGCTCAATCCGGCCCTGGGAGATGCAGTGAAGGGCCGTGTGGAGGCCTTGCGCGCCGCCGACCCGGACAACAAGCAGCCTATTCCCGCTGACTTGGTGACGGCCTCCGGCAGCGGCCTGGACCCTGAAATCACCATGGCCGCGGCCCGCTACCAGGCGTCCCGCGTGGCACGCGAGCGCCAGCTTTCTCTCAAGGAAGTGGAGCGCTTGATTGCCGCCAACACCGTGGCGCGTGATCTGGCCGTCTTGGGTGAGCCGCGCGTCAATGTGCTCAAGCTCAATCTGGCGCTGGACGCCGCCGCACCGCGTGCGGTCAAGGCCGCGCCTGCTGCGCCCGCAGCCGCCTCCGCAGCCTCGGCTGGCTGA
- a CDS encoding TorF family putative porin, with amino-acid sequence MKNKSLSLIVLATLTLLSATASAQATAPAARPEHTLSGNLSLNSDYRFRGISQSWLLPAVQGGFDYAHSSGAYAGVWASNVSGNSYNNGAGLETDVYGGFKFNAGQVAGQDLTLDLGALAYIYPGARLNSAPGVASDKKYDNLDLYLGLGYGAFSAKLSVAATDYFGLNSNTAAYAYFSSLAASGSSKGSAYLDLNYNFDLGQGITLGTHLGYLKVRNYGDLSYTDAKISIAKEISGLNWTAAVVGANAKKEFYQVGNAAGQAAKRVGGTGLVLSVAKTF; translated from the coding sequence ATGAAAAACAAGAGTCTTTCCCTGATCGTCCTGGCTACCCTGACCTTGCTGAGCGCCACCGCCTCTGCCCAAGCCACGGCGCCCGCTGCAAGGCCTGAGCACACACTGAGCGGCAATCTGAGCCTGAACAGCGACTACCGCTTCCGCGGCATTAGCCAGAGCTGGCTGCTGCCCGCCGTGCAAGGCGGCTTTGACTATGCCCACAGCAGCGGCGCTTACGCCGGTGTGTGGGCCTCCAATGTCTCAGGCAATAGCTATAACAACGGCGCCGGGCTGGAGACCGATGTCTACGGCGGCTTCAAATTCAACGCTGGCCAAGTGGCAGGGCAAGACCTGACTCTGGACCTCGGCGCCTTGGCCTACATCTACCCCGGTGCCCGCCTGAATAGCGCGCCCGGTGTGGCCAGCGATAAGAAGTACGACAACCTCGATCTGTATCTGGGCCTGGGCTATGGCGCTTTCAGCGCCAAGCTCTCGGTCGCCGCCACCGACTACTTTGGCCTCAATAGCAACACCGCTGCGTACGCCTACTTCAGCAGCTTGGCTGCAAGCGGCAGCAGCAAGGGCAGCGCCTATCTGGACCTGAACTACAACTTCGACCTGGGGCAGGGCATCACTTTGGGCACCCACCTTGGCTATTTGAAGGTGCGCAACTACGGCGATCTGTCTTACACCGACGCCAAGATCTCCATCGCCAAGGAAATCTCGGGTCTGAACTGGACGGCTGCCGTCGTCGGCGCGAATGCCAAGAAGGAGTTCTACCAAGTCGGCAATGCCGCCGGTCAGGCCGCCAAGCGCGTTGGCGGAACGGGCTTGGTGCTGAGCGTCGCCAAGACTTTCTGA
- a CDS encoding magnesium and cobalt transport protein CorA: MLINCTAYQAGQKLADLSPTRPEELAAYLERPDCFIWVALRDPEAAELEPWRRLFNLHPLAVEDAHNGHQRPKVEEYGQDLFAVMHLVDWVGGDLSLGEVCVFCGHNYVLSVRRESKLHFLGVRERCEREPELLAHGPSFVLYALMDAVVDRYFPIVDLLESELEEIEQSIFVRDAQLDNIKRLYELKRRLMLLRRAVAPMLEMLSKLHGGRIPPLCARTGEYFRDVADHLARIEAAIESVRDTLATAIQANLSMVAIEDSNVTKRLAAWAGIFAAATAFAGIWGMNFKHMPELELNWGYPLALGVIGSVCVGLWWRFRRAGWL, translated from the coding sequence ATGCTGATCAATTGCACAGCCTATCAAGCGGGCCAGAAGCTTGCCGACCTCTCGCCCACTCGTCCGGAGGAGTTGGCGGCCTATCTGGAGCGGCCGGACTGCTTCATCTGGGTGGCCTTGCGCGACCCCGAAGCGGCCGAGCTCGAGCCCTGGCGCCGCCTCTTCAATCTCCACCCACTGGCGGTTGAAGACGCGCACAACGGCCATCAACGCCCCAAGGTTGAGGAGTACGGACAGGACTTGTTTGCCGTTATGCATCTGGTGGACTGGGTGGGTGGCGATCTGAGCCTGGGCGAAGTCTGCGTCTTCTGCGGCCACAACTATGTGCTCTCGGTGCGGCGCGAAAGCAAGCTGCACTTTCTGGGTGTGCGCGAGCGCTGCGAGCGCGAGCCGGAGCTGTTGGCCCACGGCCCCAGCTTTGTGCTCTATGCCTTGATGGATGCGGTGGTGGATCGCTACTTCCCCATCGTCGACTTGCTGGAGTCGGAGCTAGAGGAAATCGAGCAAAGCATTTTTGTGCGCGATGCCCAGCTGGACAATATCAAGCGCTTGTACGAACTCAAGCGCCGCCTGATGCTTTTGCGCCGGGCGGTGGCGCCGATGCTGGAGATGCTGTCCAAGCTGCACGGCGGGCGCATCCCGCCGCTGTGCGCCCGTACGGGCGAGTATTTCCGCGATGTGGCTGACCATCTGGCTCGCATCGAGGCTGCCATCGAGTCGGTGCGCGATACCTTGGCCACTGCCATCCAGGCCAATCTATCCATGGTGGCGATTGAAGACAGCAACGTCACCAAGCGCCTGGCCGCCTGGGCCGGTATTTTTGCTGCCGCCACGGCCTTTGCTGGCATCTGGGGCATGAACTTCAAACACATGCCCGAGCTTGAACTGAATTGGGGCTACCCGCTGGCGCTGGGCGTGATCGGCAGCGTATGTGTCGGCCTATGGTGGCGCTTCCGCCGCGCCGGTTGGCTGTAA
- a CDS encoding DUF4118 domain-containing protein, producing the protein MSDSARPDPDALLAQITQAQQSEARGKLRIYFGSSAGVGKTFAMLQAARKLQAEGQEVLAGVVVTHGRGETMAMLEGLPQLPLKSIEYRGKALPEFDLDAALARRPALILIDELAHANVPGSRHPKRWQDVEELLAQGIHVYSTLNVQHLESLNDVVGGITGVRVQETLPDTFFDRADEVVMVDTPADELLARLAAGKVYMGPQAQRAANNFFRKGNLMALRELALRRTADRVEDDVQAWRSNERIAQVWKTEAAILCAVGTTPAAESVVRNAAQLAQQLNVSWQAVYVETPALQRLPDAQRERILRVLRLAHDLGASTVVLSAQALAPALIRHAREHNLSKLVLGRSAERGLLARLTGRRDLQQEIAAEAPELDLISAASTPAATQRREAVTGSDSAVQASNEHWQRSARRYGLTLAACCLTTLISWPLRLAFDQSNIVMLFLLTVVGVALKLGRGPAVAASFLSVGLFDFFFVAPQLSFAVSDVQYLLTFAVMLAVGLITGQLTAGLRYQAQVAAEREGRSRALFELTSDLAGALQSEQVLQVAESALAQEVMGEALLFVLDLDEQLQPSPRQQALPLAEQPDAGTARWALEHKQAAGLSTDTLAGSAWFYLPLAAPMRVRGVLALRPRSSRSLMQPELRAQLETSARIIGQALERVHYVEVAQQALVQIESERLRNSLLSALSHDLRTPLAVVYGLAQTLDRMAGMPPAARELAGGLLQQSQRISAMVSNLLDMARLQSGAVRLNLQWQPVDEVVGSSLQALQRLMQDHQLQVDIPAGLPLLNLDATLMERVLCNLLENALKYTPPGSCIAVAASLAPGALQGQDALRLSVSDDGPGLPAGREEQLFAKFSRGERESSTPGVGLGLAICRAIVEAHGGRIWAESAQPQGAAFVMLLPLGQAPAMPLLEEDVEDHE; encoded by the coding sequence ATGAGCGACAGCGCAAGACCTGACCCCGACGCCTTGCTGGCTCAGATCACGCAAGCCCAGCAAAGCGAGGCGCGGGGCAAGCTGCGCATCTACTTTGGTTCCTCGGCCGGGGTGGGTAAGACATTCGCCATGCTGCAGGCGGCGCGCAAGCTGCAGGCCGAAGGGCAGGAGGTCTTGGCCGGCGTGGTGGTGACCCATGGCCGCGGCGAAACCATGGCCATGCTGGAAGGCCTGCCCCAGCTGCCGCTGAAAAGCATCGAGTACCGCGGCAAGGCCTTGCCTGAGTTCGATCTGGATGCGGCGTTAGCACGCCGGCCTGCGCTCATCCTGATCGACGAACTGGCGCATGCCAATGTGCCCGGCTCTCGCCACCCCAAGCGCTGGCAGGACGTGGAGGAACTGCTGGCCCAGGGCATCCATGTCTACTCCACGCTCAACGTCCAGCATCTGGAAAGCCTCAACGATGTGGTGGGCGGCATCACCGGCGTGCGGGTGCAGGAGACCTTGCCCGACACCTTTTTCGATCGCGCCGACGAAGTGGTGATGGTGGACACGCCAGCGGATGAGTTGCTGGCGCGCTTAGCGGCGGGAAAAGTCTATATGGGCCCGCAGGCCCAACGCGCTGCCAATAATTTTTTCCGCAAAGGCAATCTGATGGCCTTGCGGGAGCTGGCGCTACGCCGCACCGCCGACCGGGTGGAAGACGATGTGCAGGCCTGGCGCAGCAATGAGCGCATCGCCCAGGTCTGGAAGACCGAGGCCGCAATCCTCTGTGCTGTGGGCACCACGCCGGCGGCCGAAAGCGTGGTGCGCAATGCCGCGCAGCTGGCGCAGCAACTCAATGTCAGCTGGCAGGCGGTGTATGTGGAAACCCCGGCCCTGCAGCGCCTGCCGGATGCGCAGCGTGAGCGCATTTTGCGGGTGCTGCGCCTGGCGCATGACTTGGGTGCCAGCACGGTGGTGCTGTCAGCCCAGGCGCTGGCACCGGCCCTGATCCGCCATGCGCGCGAACACAATTTGTCCAAGCTGGTGCTGGGCCGCAGCGCTGAGCGCGGGCTGCTGGCCAGGCTCACCGGGCGACGCGATCTGCAGCAGGAAATTGCCGCCGAAGCGCCGGAGCTGGACCTGATTAGCGCCGCCTCCACGCCCGCAGCCACCCAGCGCCGCGAAGCAGTCACCGGCAGTGACAGCGCCGTCCAGGCCTCCAATGAACACTGGCAGCGCAGCGCCCGCCGCTACGGCCTGACGCTGGCCGCTTGTTGCCTGACGACGCTGATCAGCTGGCCGCTGCGCCTGGCGTTCGATCAGTCCAATATCGTCATGCTGTTCTTGCTGACGGTGGTGGGCGTGGCGCTCAAACTGGGCCGTGGCCCGGCGGTGGCCGCCAGCTTTTTGAGCGTGGGCTTGTTCGATTTCTTCTTCGTCGCGCCGCAGCTGAGTTTTGCCGTCAGCGATGTGCAGTACTTGCTGACCTTTGCAGTGATGTTGGCGGTGGGTTTGATCACCGGCCAGCTGACCGCCGGCCTGCGCTACCAGGCCCAGGTGGCAGCCGAGCGGGAAGGGCGCTCGCGCGCCCTGTTCGAGCTGACCAGCGATCTGGCCGGTGCCCTGCAGTCGGAGCAGGTGCTGCAGGTGGCCGAGTCCGCCCTGGCCCAAGAGGTGATGGGCGAGGCCCTGCTGTTTGTCTTGGACCTCGATGAGCAATTGCAGCCCTCGCCGCGTCAGCAGGCCTTGCCCCTGGCCGAGCAGCCCGACGCCGGCACCGCCCGCTGGGCCCTGGAGCACAAGCAGGCTGCGGGCTTGAGCACCGACACCCTGGCCGGCAGCGCCTGGTTCTATCTGCCTCTGGCGGCACCCATGCGGGTGCGCGGCGTGCTGGCGCTGCGCCCGCGTTCCAGCCGCAGCCTGATGCAGCCTGAGCTGCGCGCCCAGCTGGAAACCTCGGCCCGCATCATCGGTCAGGCGCTGGAGCGGGTGCACTATGTGGAGGTGGCCCAGCAAGCCCTGGTGCAGATCGAATCCGAACGCCTGCGAAACTCTTTGCTGTCTGCGCTGTCGCACGATTTGCGCACGCCGCTGGCCGTGGTCTACGGCCTGGCCCAAACCCTGGACCGCATGGCCGGCATGCCGCCCGCTGCCCGCGAACTGGCCGGCGGCCTCTTGCAACAGTCGCAGCGCATCAGCGCCATGGTCAGCAATCTGCTGGACATGGCCCGCCTGCAAAGCGGTGCTGTGCGCCTGAACCTGCAGTGGCAGCCGGTGGATGAGGTGGTGGGCTCTTCCCTGCAAGCCCTGCAAAGGCTGATGCAGGATCACCAATTGCAAGTGGACATTCCCGCTGGCCTGCCCCTGCTGAATCTGGATGCCACCTTGATGGAACGGGTGCTGTGCAATCTGCTGGAAAACGCGCTCAAGTACACGCCGCCTGGCAGCTGCATCGCTGTGGCCGCTAGCTTGGCGCCGGGCGCCTTGCAGGGCCAGGATGCCCTGCGTTTGAGTGTGAGTGATGATGGCCCTGGCCTGCCCGCCGGCCGTGAGGAACAGTTGTTCGCCAAGTTCAGCCGTGGTGAGCGCGAATCCAGCACCCCCGGCGTGGGCTTAGGCCTGGCCATTTGCCGCGCGATTGTGGAAGCGCATGGCGGCCGCATCTGGGCCGAATCCGCCCAGCCGCAGGGTGCCGCCTTTGTGATGCTGCTGCCGCTGGGCCAAGCCCCGGCCATGCCGCTTTTGGAAGAAGACGTCGAAGATCATGAGTGA
- the kdpE gene encoding two-component system response regulator KdpE: MSEPQPVALIVEDEPSIRRFVRMALEAEGWQVHECETVRQGLVDAGTRRPELVILDLGLPDDDGINYLKDLRAWSGVPVIVLSARTNEADKIAALDAGADDYLTKPFGVGELMARVRVALRRSQQAGRMGGHGDEPAQTVFRFGEVEVDLSARRVLRTGEAVHLTPIEYRLLTHLIANAGKVLTHRQLLKAVWGPSHVDDNHYLRVYMGNLRQKLEAVPAAPKHLLTETAVGYRLMA; the protein is encoded by the coding sequence ATGAGTGAACCGCAACCCGTTGCCCTGATTGTTGAGGATGAGCCCAGCATCCGCCGTTTTGTGCGCATGGCGCTGGAGGCCGAAGGGTGGCAGGTGCACGAGTGCGAGACCGTGCGCCAAGGCCTGGTGGATGCCGGCACGCGCCGGCCCGAGTTGGTGATTCTGGATCTGGGCCTGCCGGATGACGACGGCATCAACTATCTGAAGGATTTGCGCGCCTGGTCCGGGGTGCCGGTCATCGTGCTTTCCGCCCGCACGAACGAGGCCGACAAAATCGCCGCGCTGGATGCTGGCGCGGACGACTACTTGACCAAGCCATTCGGCGTGGGCGAGCTGATGGCGCGGGTGCGCGTGGCCCTGCGCCGCAGCCAACAAGCCGGACGCATGGGAGGCCATGGGGACGAGCCGGCGCAGACCGTGTTCCGCTTCGGTGAAGTGGAGGTGGACCTGTCCGCCCGCCGGGTGCTGCGTACCGGCGAGGCCGTGCATCTGACGCCGATTGAGTACCGTTTGTTAACGCATTTGATCGCTAACGCGGGAAAGGTGCTGACGCATCGCCAGCTGCTCAAGGCGGTGTGGGGGCCTTCGCATGTGGATGACAACCATTACTTGCGCGTTTACATGGGCAATCTGCGCCAGAAGCTGGAAGCGGTGCCGGCGGCGCCCAAGCATTTGTTGACGGAGACGGCGGTGGGTTATCGCTTGATGGCCTGA
- a CDS encoding substrate-binding periplasmic protein — MTDDRPIKLCRWIRPLAAYVFACSAWMPLSSYAQDAPITARTSGQSDNLIKFHPGNTAAPGLSVEVMQAVQRIDPTLKFVGQEVLRPLRRVEAELVAGKLDVFFGLVRNPERAAKYLVLSPPLYRQFTQLAVRSEDPINIKTFDEIRQLGSAGIVGVPRGSAYVDHLNGLGGLTVDDGVASVSSTLQKLIAGRVRFVFYGGAVLRKYIQEDGLEGKVRLLPARFYSEDVCVMVSRAADPQLVLRIERALERLRASGELAAIQDKYEVRGFPINRN, encoded by the coding sequence ATGACTGATGACAGGCCTATCAAGCTTTGCCGCTGGATTCGCCCTCTCGCCGCCTATGTGTTTGCCTGCTCGGCATGGATGCCGCTTTCGAGTTACGCCCAAGACGCGCCCATAACTGCTCGCACCAGCGGGCAATCCGACAACCTCATCAAATTCCACCCTGGCAATACGGCGGCACCGGGCTTGAGCGTCGAGGTCATGCAGGCGGTGCAGCGAATTGACCCAACACTGAAGTTCGTGGGCCAGGAAGTCCTGCGGCCGCTCAGGCGCGTGGAAGCGGAACTGGTGGCGGGCAAGCTTGACGTTTTCTTCGGCCTGGTGCGCAACCCGGAGCGTGCCGCCAAGTACCTTGTGCTGTCCCCGCCTTTGTACAGGCAGTTCACCCAGTTGGCGGTGCGCAGCGAAGACCCGATCAATATCAAAACATTCGACGAGATTCGCCAATTGGGCAGCGCCGGCATCGTCGGCGTGCCAAGAGGCTCAGCCTATGTCGACCATCTCAATGGCTTGGGTGGTTTGACGGTGGATGACGGTGTCGCCTCGGTCAGCAGCACGCTCCAGAAACTCATTGCCGGACGAGTTCGCTTTGTTTTTTATGGCGGCGCCGTGCTGCGCAAATACATTCAGGAAGATGGGCTGGAAGGCAAGGTCCGGCTGCTGCCGGCTCGTTTCTATAGCGAGGATGTCTGCGTGATGGTCTCAAGAGCGGCCGACCCGCAGCTCGTCTTACGCATAGAACGCGCCCTCGAACGCTTGCGCGCCAGCGGCGAGCTGGCCGCGATTCAGGACAAGTACGAGGTTCGAGGTTTTCCAATCAATAGAAACTGA
- a CDS encoding type 1 glutamine amidotransferase encodes MRPVAILQHEANQGPGYLAEFLHQQGIPCETFRADQDQPLPHRADEFSGLVVLGSNHSVNDEQPWIAREQALVQDAVARDVPVLGHCFGAQLLAKSCGARVTRNAWPNIGWSKLWVTPDARALFGGRAQTTVFNWHYDTFEIPPGARRSLFGTHCINKGFTMGKHVALQCHLEVTEDSVRAWCHESKHELEHVQKSPAVQSEAEILHDLEARTDELHRMARSVYHQWSLGLRRTSVVRAKLYW; translated from the coding sequence ATGAGACCTGTTGCCATCCTCCAGCACGAAGCCAATCAAGGCCCCGGCTATCTGGCCGAGTTCCTGCACCAGCAAGGTATCCCCTGCGAGACCTTTCGGGCCGATCAAGACCAACCCCTGCCGCACCGTGCCGATGAGTTCAGCGGCCTGGTCGTGCTCGGCAGCAACCACAGCGTCAATGACGAACAGCCCTGGATTGCCCGCGAGCAAGCCCTGGTGCAAGACGCCGTGGCTCGCGACGTGCCCGTGCTGGGCCACTGCTTCGGCGCCCAGTTGCTGGCCAAGAGTTGCGGCGCGCGCGTCACCCGCAATGCTTGGCCCAATATCGGCTGGAGCAAGCTGTGGGTGACGCCGGACGCCCGCGCCTTGTTCGGCGGCCGCGCCCAAACCACGGTTTTCAACTGGCACTACGACACCTTCGAAATCCCGCCAGGTGCCCGCCGCAGCCTTTTTGGCACCCACTGCATCAACAAAGGATTCACCATGGGCAAGCATGTCGCGCTGCAATGTCATCTGGAAGTGACCGAGGACAGCGTGCGCGCTTGGTGCCATGAGTCCAAGCATGAGTTAGAGCATGTGCAAAAGAGCCCGGCCGTGCAAAGCGAGGCAGAAATCCTGCATGATCTGGAGGCCCGCACCGATGAGCTGCACCGCATGGCACGCAGCGTTTATCACCAATGGAGTCTGGGCCTGCGGCGGACGAGTGTGGTGAGGGCCAAGTTGTATTGGTAA